A region from the Sandaracinus amylolyticus genome encodes:
- a CDS encoding tetratricopeptide repeat protein, which translates to MTRLRTFVVVLVLALLAPASMVHAQRDEARALFEQAREALGSGDFATARDLLARSLALASNVGSAFNLAIALRGTGELQRAIETFDALLADRYGALSPEQRREVESFLVRSRRELGHLSVRVTGADAIELRIDGVLVATAPDGDVVETAVDPGEHVVTASAPRRTSYEERIVVERGARRTIRAELGSTLPGTLVVESPTPEAIVEILGVVRGAGSIRRDLPPGEYRISVADSAGRRETTARVDSGELMRVVLSGPSAGTPIVESPWLWSGVALALAAAAIGIAVPLTVTQEEAPVSDPIYGVVVTLTTP; encoded by the coding sequence GTGACGCGGCTCCGCACGTTCGTCGTGGTGCTCGTGCTCGCGCTGCTCGCGCCCGCATCGATGGTGCATGCGCAGCGCGACGAGGCGCGCGCGCTCTTCGAGCAAGCGCGCGAGGCGCTCGGCTCGGGTGACTTCGCGACCGCGCGCGATCTGCTCGCGCGCTCGCTCGCGCTCGCGTCGAACGTCGGATCCGCATTCAACCTCGCGATAGCGCTGCGCGGCACCGGCGAGCTGCAGCGCGCGATCGAGACGTTCGACGCGCTGCTCGCGGACCGCTACGGCGCGCTCTCGCCCGAGCAGCGGCGCGAGGTCGAGTCGTTCCTCGTGCGCTCGCGGCGCGAGCTCGGGCACCTCTCGGTGCGCGTGACCGGCGCCGATGCGATCGAGCTGCGCATCGACGGCGTGCTGGTCGCGACCGCGCCCGACGGCGACGTCGTCGAGACCGCCGTCGATCCCGGTGAGCACGTCGTCACCGCGTCCGCGCCGCGCCGCACGAGCTACGAGGAGCGCATCGTCGTCGAGCGCGGCGCACGCCGAACGATCCGCGCCGAGCTCGGCTCGACGCTCCCCGGCACGCTCGTCGTCGAGAGCCCGACGCCCGAGGCGATCGTCGAGATCCTCGGCGTGGTGCGCGGCGCCGGATCGATCCGCCGCGACCTCCCGCCGGGCGAGTACCGCATCTCGGTCGCCGACAGCGCAGGACGACGCGAGACCACCGCGCGCGTCGACAGCGGCGAGCTGATGCGCGTCGTGCTCTCGGGCCCGAGCGCGGGCACGCCGATCGTCGAGAGCCCGTGGCTGTGGTCGGGCGTCGCGCTGGCGCTCGCTGCGGCGGCCATCGGCATCGCGGTGCCGCTCACGGTCACGCAGGAAGAAGCGCCCGTCTCCGATCCGATCTACGGCGTCGTCGTCACGCTGACGACGCCGTAG
- the pheA gene encoding prephenate dehydratase gives MSDDPRASIESIITPLPTPENGVPVPDLALARQRIDSIDDRILDLLAERAEVVGAVRRAKQASGAPALDPEREKALLERLLERGAGRFPKPAILAVFREILSGCVSLQARVTVAYLGPQGTYSHAAARALFGYAPQYIEEATIDGVFESVRRGRAVYGVVPIENSTEGSVAGAIDALIEGGCRIRRELVLPIKHCLLSNVESLSEVRRVYSHPQALAQCRKYLANNLPQAQIVHTASTALAVREAGGDASGAAIGSSLAGEIMGVPVLREGIQDIAFNATRFVMIGKDDAKPTGRDRTTFTFIIADETERGALRRTLGVLEDNGVNMTRIESRPSRDRAWRYVFVIDVEGHREDENVAAALAALETRVQALTVLGSYPRYPDAEKK, from the coding sequence GTGAGCGACGATCCCCGCGCCTCGATCGAGTCGATCATCACGCCGCTTCCGACGCCGGAGAACGGCGTGCCCGTGCCCGATCTCGCGCTGGCGCGGCAGCGCATCGACTCGATCGACGATCGCATCCTCGATCTCCTCGCCGAGCGCGCGGAGGTCGTCGGTGCGGTGCGTCGCGCGAAGCAGGCGAGCGGTGCGCCCGCGCTCGATCCCGAGCGCGAGAAGGCGCTGCTCGAGCGCCTGCTCGAGCGCGGCGCGGGTCGCTTCCCGAAGCCCGCGATCCTCGCGGTGTTCCGCGAGATCCTGAGCGGCTGCGTGTCGCTCCAGGCGCGCGTGACCGTCGCGTACCTCGGACCGCAGGGCACGTACTCGCACGCGGCGGCGCGCGCGCTCTTCGGCTACGCCCCGCAGTACATCGAGGAAGCGACGATCGACGGCGTGTTCGAGTCGGTGCGTCGCGGCCGCGCAGTGTACGGCGTGGTGCCGATCGAGAACTCGACCGAGGGCTCGGTCGCCGGCGCGATCGACGCGCTGATCGAGGGCGGCTGTCGCATCCGGCGCGAGCTCGTGCTGCCGATCAAGCACTGCCTGCTGTCGAACGTCGAGTCGCTCTCCGAGGTGCGCCGCGTGTACTCGCACCCGCAGGCGCTCGCGCAGTGCCGCAAGTACCTCGCGAACAACCTGCCCCAGGCGCAGATCGTCCACACCGCGTCGACCGCGCTGGCGGTGCGCGAGGCGGGCGGTGACGCGAGCGGCGCGGCGATCGGCAGCTCGCTCGCCGGCGAGATCATGGGCGTGCCGGTGCTGCGCGAGGGCATCCAGGACATCGCGTTCAACGCGACGCGCTTCGTGATGATCGGCAAGGACGACGCGAAGCCGACCGGCCGTGACCGCACGACGTTCACGTTCATCATCGCCGACGAGACCGAACGCGGCGCGCTGCGCCGCACGCTCGGCGTGCTCGAGGACAACGGCGTGAACATGACGCGCATCGAGTCGCGGCCGAGCCGCGATCGCGCGTGGCGCTACGTGTTCGTGATCGACGTCGAAGGGCACCGCGAGGACGAGAACGTCGCGGCCGCGCTCGCGGCGCTCGAGACGCGCGTGCAGGCGCTGACGGTGCTGGGCAGCTACCCGCGCTACCCGGATGCCGAGAAGAAGTGA